The proteins below come from a single Bacteroidales bacterium genomic window:
- a CDS encoding LacI family DNA-binding transcriptional regulator — MKSHLISISDIARNLGISASTVSRALKDSPSISAKTKRRVLEMAQQSGYRPNILAMSLRKQSSRTIGLIIPEIAHHFFSSVISGIEELAYASGYRVMICQSNEDQSREELNLTALLDHRVDGVLVSVSKNTLGFDHFKTVIEQGVPIVFFDRISQELATDRVVTNDYEGARAITSHLIEKGHRNILHLAAPRYLLVGKERLRGYEQALYENHIDRHIDFVLQCDTREQVRALQDEILKLAPRIDAIFAVNDFTAIAAMQLLQANGYAIPADIAIAGFGDDPIASIVTPRLTTVEQKGYEMGRESVQLLIQRIENPDKEIQPRTRIFESTVKARESS; from the coding sequence ATGAAGTCACACCTTATCTCCATCAGTGATATTGCCCGTAACCTGGGCATCAGTGCATCTACTGTTTCCAGGGCACTCAAAGATAGTCCCAGCATCAGCGCCAAAACCAAACGCAGGGTGTTGGAAATGGCGCAGCAATCAGGATACCGGCCAAACATCCTTGCCATGAGCCTGAGAAAACAGAGTTCCCGCACAATCGGCCTTATCATTCCAGAAATTGCCCACCATTTTTTTTCTTCGGTAATCAGTGGCATCGAGGAGTTGGCTTATGCAAGCGGCTACCGGGTAATGATTTGCCAATCCAATGAAGACCAATCGCGTGAGGAACTCAATTTAACAGCCTTGCTCGATCATCGTGTTGATGGTGTGCTTGTTTCGGTCAGTAAGAACACTCTCGGCTTTGATCATTTTAAAACGGTAATAGAACAAGGCGTTCCGATCGTTTTTTTCGACCGCATCAGCCAGGAACTGGCAACTGACCGCGTAGTTACCAACGATTATGAAGGCGCACGGGCAATTACTTCACATTTGATTGAGAAAGGTCACCGCAACATTCTTCATCTGGCTGCACCCCGCTATTTGCTTGTTGGGAAGGAAAGACTGAGGGGATATGAGCAGGCCCTTTATGAGAACCATATTGACCGGCATATTGATTTTGTGTTGCAATGCGACACACGCGAACAGGTGAGAGCGCTACAGGACGAAATTCTCAAGCTTGCACCACGTATTGATGCAATATTTGCCGTTAACGATTTCACGGCTATCGCTGCCATGCAACTGCTCCAGGCAAATGGGTATGCCATACCTGCTGACATTGCCATTGCAGGTTTTGGCGACGACCCGATAGCATCCATCGTTACCCCCAGGTTAACAACAGTTGAGCAGAAAGGCTATGAAATGGGCAGGGAAAGTGTTCAGTTGCTGATACAGCGAATTGAAAATCCTGATAAGGAGATTCAGCCCAGAACCAGGATTTTTGAAAGTACTGTTAAAGCGAGAGAATCAAGTTAG
- a CDS encoding alpha-amylase: MSTSNGVMMQYFHWYTPADGELWKQLAENAKTLAEAGITAMWLPPAYKGAAGGLDVGYSVYDLFDLGEFDQKGSVRTKYGTREEYLAAIKAAQNAGMQVYADVVFNHRLGADESEKLNATPINPQNRHEAIGDSQTIEAWTHFKFPGRNNKYSELKWHWWHFNAVDHNALDDNTDAIYLFEGKSFDESVDLDKGNFDYLLGCNLDLNNPDVQKELFYWGEWYIETTGVDGFRFDATKHVKSKFFLDWLDHVRKHSGRDLFAVGEYWSGNNSALEHFIGATDGNMMLFDVNLHYNFARAGKEGRNFNMQTIFDSALVTDHPTFAVTFVSSHDTQALQSLESVVEAWFKPIAYALILLRRDGYPCVFAADYYGAHYIDTGRDGNEYEIWKDSHQWLIDQFLFVRKEYAYNDQYDYLDHPNCIGWTRMGKEGEQRGMAVLISNGDDGVKYMETGSPETTYVDITKQIDGTVTTNGDGWGEFRCKGGSVSVWIPE; encoded by the coding sequence ATGTCAACTTCTAATGGTGTAATGATGCAGTACTTCCACTGGTACACTCCTGCTGATGGGGAGTTGTGGAAACAATTGGCAGAAAATGCCAAAACCCTGGCTGAAGCCGGAATAACTGCTATGTGGTTGCCACCAGCATATAAAGGAGCCGCGGGAGGACTTGATGTTGGTTATAGTGTATATGATCTCTTTGACCTTGGTGAGTTTGATCAGAAAGGATCTGTACGTACTAAATACGGTACGCGTGAGGAATACCTGGCTGCAATTAAAGCTGCACAAAATGCCGGCATGCAGGTTTATGCCGATGTAGTTTTTAATCATAGGCTTGGTGCCGATGAGTCCGAAAAGCTAAATGCCACCCCTATCAATCCTCAGAACCGGCACGAAGCCATTGGCGATTCACAAACCATAGAAGCATGGACTCATTTTAAATTTCCTGGCCGAAATAACAAATACTCGGAATTAAAGTGGCATTGGTGGCATTTTAACGCGGTGGACCACAACGCGCTGGATGATAACACCGATGCCATTTATCTTTTCGAGGGGAAATCATTTGATGAAAGTGTGGACCTTGACAAGGGGAATTTTGATTACCTGCTGGGTTGCAATCTTGATCTCAATAATCCCGACGTGCAAAAGGAACTTTTTTACTGGGGTGAATGGTATATAGAAACTACAGGTGTAGATGGCTTTCGTTTTGACGCAACCAAGCACGTTAAATCCAAATTTTTTCTCGACTGGCTGGACCATGTTCGTAAACACAGCGGCCGCGATCTGTTTGCAGTTGGCGAGTACTGGTCGGGTAATAACTCGGCCTTAGAACATTTTATTGGAGCAACTGACGGGAATATGATGCTCTTTGATGTGAACCTGCATTATAATTTTGCGCGTGCTGGCAAAGAAGGTAGAAACTTTAACATGCAAACAATTTTCGACAGTGCCCTTGTTACAGATCACCCCACCTTTGCCGTAACATTTGTTAGCAGCCATGATACCCAGGCATTACAATCCCTCGAATCAGTAGTTGAAGCATGGTTCAAACCTATTGCTTATGCACTGATACTTTTACGAAGAGATGGATATCCCTGTGTTTTCGCGGCTGATTATTATGGGGCACACTATATAGATACCGGCAGAGATGGAAATGAATATGAGATCTGGAAAGATTCTCATCAATGGTTAATTGACCAGTTCTTATTTGTTCGAAAGGAATATGCATACAATGATCAGTACGATTATTTGGATCATCCAAACTGTATTGGCTGGACACGAATGGGAAAAGAAGGTGAACAGCGTGGAATGGCTGTCTTAATCAGCAATGGAGATGATGGCGTAAAGTATATGGAAACAGGCTCTCCTGAAACAACTTATGTTGATATTACTAAACAAATAGATGGCACGGTAACTACCAATGGGGATGGATGGGGAGAGTTCCGCTGCAAAGGCGGTTCTGTTTCTGTGTGGATTCCTGAATAA
- a CDS encoding alpha-amylase: MKEQNLRFILVAFSLLTVFIACAPGTKSEPEAVRSHVINPDWSISANIYEVNIRQFTPEGTFNAFREHLPRLKNMGVNILWMMPITPIGELNRKGSLGSYYSVKDYMAINPEFGTFDDFRQLVDEAHSMGMYVIIDWVANHTAWDNKLVHEKPEWFTRDSLGNMVSPFDWSDVVQLNYEVPEVWDYMIDALIFWVKEADVDGFRCDVAFMVPTEFWNRARKELDQVKPVFMLAEAEVPEHHEFAFDMSYGWAMHRVMNEVAAGKKNANHLDSMIRVNQEKFPPEAILMQFTSNHDENSWAATEHTRLGEGLLTFAVLTTTIPGMPLIYNGQEASMNKMLAFFEKDEIDWSEIPYEDFYRELLALKHNVPALWNGIHGGSYTRINTGDDEKLFAFMRQKGKSEVFVILNFSDEVVETILKGDLYVREYKTAFIYESMRFEPNTSITIAPWEYRVYYS, from the coding sequence ATGAAGGAACAAAATTTAAGATTCATTTTAGTTGCATTTTCATTGCTAACGGTATTCATTGCTTGCGCACCTGGAACAAAATCTGAACCTGAAGCAGTTCGGAGTCATGTGATTAATCCGGACTGGAGCATAAGTGCGAATATTTATGAAGTGAATATCAGGCAATTTACACCCGAAGGCACTTTTAACGCGTTTCGTGAGCACTTGCCCCGATTGAAAAACATGGGTGTGAACATCCTATGGATGATGCCAATAACCCCTATTGGAGAACTGAATCGAAAAGGAAGCCTTGGAAGTTATTATTCTGTGAAGGATTACATGGCAATAAATCCGGAGTTCGGAACCTTTGATGATTTCAGGCAACTGGTTGATGAGGCGCATTCAATGGGTATGTATGTGATCATAGACTGGGTTGCCAACCACACTGCCTGGGATAATAAACTTGTGCATGAAAAGCCTGAATGGTTCACACGCGATTCTTTAGGGAATATGGTCTCGCCTTTTGATTGGTCGGATGTAGTACAACTTAATTACGAGGTTCCTGAAGTGTGGGATTACATGATTGATGCATTGATTTTTTGGGTTAAGGAAGCAGATGTTGATGGTTTTCGATGTGACGTGGCTTTCATGGTTCCAACAGAATTCTGGAACCGCGCCCGCAAGGAACTGGATCAGGTAAAGCCTGTTTTTATGCTTGCTGAGGCCGAGGTTCCCGAGCATCATGAATTTGCTTTTGATATGTCGTACGGCTGGGCTATGCACCGTGTTATGAACGAGGTAGCTGCAGGGAAGAAAAACGCAAACCACCTGGATTCAATGATTCGTGTGAACCAGGAGAAATTCCCACCTGAAGCCATTTTGATGCAATTTACCTCCAACCATGATGAAAACTCCTGGGCAGCAACGGAGCATACCCGTTTGGGTGAAGGGCTTCTCACTTTTGCTGTGCTAACGACTACCATACCGGGCATGCCCTTAATTTACAATGGGCAGGAAGCTTCCATGAACAAAATGCTAGCTTTTTTCGAGAAAGATGAAATTGACTGGTCAGAAATTCCTTACGAAGATTTTTACCGCGAATTGCTAGCCCTTAAGCACAATGTGCCTGCTTTGTGGAATGGTATCCATGGTGGTTCTTACACAAGGATCAACACCGGTGACGATGAGAAATTATTTGCTTTTATGCGCCAGAAAGGCAAATCAGAAGTTTTTGTGATCCTTAACTTTTCTGATGAAGTGGTTGAAACTATTCTGAAAGGCGATCTTTACGTCAGGGAATATAAAACGGCTTTCATCTACGAAAGCATGAGGTTCGAACCAAATACGAGTATAACCATAGCGCCCTGGGAATACCGGGTGTATTACAGTTAA
- a CDS encoding DUF2807 domain-containing protein has protein sequence MKTQKLLTLFLLLTTLALCSACSKLDEGIGITGQGPMLEETHQTGSYKNIEVDVDADVFLTQGDTQPLLISGQSNILSNLNISVSEMTLRINYIENVNTHERLQIYINLPNLENLSTARGAHIRSLNTFNTNHMIIQVYGSGTISMDIEDAEEISTSVTGSGYITLNGKSHELKVVISGPGYVATSGLVTKYGNVWIKGSGKCEVNSIDELTVNINGNGKVLYAGNPNTLISHLSGNGELRSIE, from the coding sequence ATGAAAACACAGAAACTTTTAACACTCTTTTTGTTATTAACAACACTCGCTCTTTGCAGCGCTTGCTCAAAACTGGATGAAGGTATTGGAATCACCGGCCAGGGGCCAATGCTGGAAGAAACCCATCAAACTGGTAGTTACAAAAACATCGAAGTTGATGTTGATGCCGATGTATTCCTCACCCAGGGCGACACACAACCTTTGCTTATAAGTGGCCAGAGCAATATTCTCAGCAACCTTAACATTAGCGTTAGCGAAATGACTCTAAGAATAAACTATATCGAAAACGTCAACACGCATGAAAGGCTGCAGATTTATATCAATCTACCCAATCTTGAAAACCTCTCAACGGCCCGCGGGGCGCATATACGGTCATTGAACACATTTAACACCAACCACATGATCATTCAAGTGTATGGTTCGGGCACAATAAGTATGGACATTGAAGATGCTGAAGAAATAAGCACCAGTGTAACAGGTTCAGGCTATATAACCCTTAATGGTAAATCCCACGAACTTAAAGTGGTGATTAGCGGGCCTGGCTATGTTGCAACTTCCGGTTTAGTTACCAAATACGGAAATGTATGGATCAAAGGATCAGGAAAATGCGAGGTTAACAGTATTGATGAACTTACTGTTAACATCAACGGAAATGGTAAAGTACTTTATGCCGGGAACCCGAACACATTGATTTCTCATCTTTCAGGTAACGGTGAATTACGTTCTATTGAATAA
- a CDS encoding SusC/RagA family TonB-linked outer membrane protein gives MSLFLKRFISTLLAMFSLLAVFGQTGNISGVISDQITGETLPGANVVVEGTSTGASTSIDGSFMLQNLPAGEVRLNASFIGYLPTTVTVRVTADQTATINISLEPESTSLDELVVIGYGVQKKSDRTGAVASITADDMNKGVLTDPIQGLQGKVAGVLITKQGGDPNSGFNIKIRGASSLSTNTGPLYVIDGVPGADPTTIASEDIESYNVLKDASAAAIYGSRGAFGVIIITTKRGTERKGTRIDFNSFISYENVAKRLDLLPADEFRGFIENNPQFQTFFIDGGASTDWQDEIFRTGSSQNYNLAFSGGDGNTNYRASVSHSDFTGVILGSSKSRTIGRINLDQKALNDKLIISSGLAGTFENNDYINYGSWGADQVLFQTYQRNPTDPLKDSESPYFGNYYEIERVFQYYNPVALIEQIDNERDAKRFFGYVKADLEIFKGFEAGINLAYTRNDDEGSYFMPTTMYLNSFDGYGRKSYNNFESRVLEATLRYNNTFNKHSLQTVAGYSFQEDFGTGFQAQGRQPFVNFTKMHDLSLFQNVVAGDITSYKWSSRLISFFGRGIYNWDGKYFLTATIRRDGSSKFGINNEWGWFPSASAMWNITGENFMSNVSFLNNLRLRVGYGITGNQEIGVYNDIEYYRSAGNSFNFETGETAILFAFAHNANPDLKWEENAELNIGLDFGILNDKVSGSFDFFDKRTYDLLGLYSVPVPPNKVDRTWANVGEFAVMGFEFYAQTYPVRNTNFDWRTSIVFSTYKQEVISLSNDTYPWSQLKESYLSGPGLVGADNWTQVVEPGIPIGTWYMPEYAGLTADGMFLFYTAAGGVTRDITLAERRNVGSAQPDFELGWSNYFEFYKNFDMSFTVRAVYGHEIFNTTRLILGNPIFLPDRNVLRSAVDEYDRGLRDNPKVSSYYLEDGSFVRLDNISLGYNIRNVAGFEKIRLYIASNNVLTLTNYSGIDPEINYSGRAFGLDQYNIYPKTRTFTFGVNVTL, from the coding sequence ATGAGCCTATTTTTAAAACGTTTCATTTCGACCCTGCTTGCGATGTTTTCATTGCTTGCGGTTTTTGGTCAAACAGGCAACATTTCTGGCGTGATTTCTGACCAGATCACTGGCGAAACCCTGCCTGGCGCAAATGTTGTCGTTGAAGGTACCTCAACCGGCGCCTCAACTAGCATTGACGGATCATTCATGCTGCAAAATTTACCTGCCGGCGAAGTAAGGCTTAACGCCAGCTTCATCGGTTACCTCCCAACAACAGTAACTGTAAGGGTAACGGCCGACCAAACAGCCACCATTAACATCAGTCTTGAGCCCGAATCTACGTCTCTTGATGAATTGGTGGTAATTGGATATGGTGTTCAGAAAAAAAGCGACAGAACGGGTGCTGTTGCAAGCATCACCGCTGATGACATGAACAAAGGTGTACTTACTGATCCTATCCAGGGATTACAGGGTAAAGTTGCAGGCGTGTTGATCACAAAACAAGGTGGCGACCCCAACTCAGGGTTTAACATCAAAATCAGGGGAGCTTCAAGCTTATCAACTAACACTGGTCCATTATATGTAATTGATGGTGTTCCTGGTGCCGATCCCACCACCATTGCCTCTGAAGATATTGAATCTTATAATGTTCTCAAAGATGCTTCTGCAGCAGCAATCTATGGTTCAAGGGGCGCTTTCGGTGTAATTATTATTACTACCAAGCGTGGTACAGAGCGCAAAGGAACGCGAATTGATTTCAATAGTTTTATTTCGTACGAGAATGTTGCCAAACGCCTCGACCTGCTACCGGCTGATGAATTTCGCGGGTTTATTGAGAATAATCCCCAGTTCCAGACATTCTTTATTGACGGCGGGGCAAGCACCGATTGGCAGGATGAAATTTTCCGTACAGGTTCTTCTCAAAATTATAACCTGGCATTTTCAGGCGGTGATGGCAATACAAACTATCGTGCCTCGGTTTCGCACAGCGATTTTACAGGTGTAATTCTGGGTTCATCAAAAAGCAGGACAATAGGCCGCATCAACCTCGACCAAAAAGCGCTTAATGATAAGCTTATCATCTCCTCAGGGCTCGCTGGTACTTTTGAAAATAACGACTATATCAATTATGGTAGTTGGGGTGCCGACCAGGTGCTGTTTCAAACCTACCAACGTAATCCTACTGACCCACTCAAAGACTCCGAAAGTCCTTATTTCGGCAATTATTATGAAATCGAACGCGTATTCCAGTATTACAACCCGGTTGCTTTAATAGAGCAAATTGATAACGAAAGAGATGCCAAAAGGTTTTTTGGTTACGTAAAAGCCGACCTGGAAATTTTCAAAGGATTTGAAGCCGGAATAAACCTGGCCTATACGCGGAACGATGATGAAGGCTCGTACTTTATGCCAACGACAATGTATCTCAATAGTTTTGACGGCTACGGAAGGAAGTCCTACAACAATTTTGAATCAAGAGTTCTGGAAGCGACGTTGAGATATAATAATACATTTAACAAGCATAGCCTTCAGACAGTTGCCGGATATTCATTCCAGGAAGATTTTGGAACCGGTTTTCAGGCCCAGGGCAGGCAACCTTTTGTGAACTTTACAAAAATGCACGATCTCTCATTGTTTCAGAATGTTGTTGCCGGAGATATCACTTCCTACAAGTGGTCAAGCCGGCTGATATCTTTTTTTGGCCGTGGAATTTATAACTGGGATGGAAAATATTTCCTCACCGCCACTATACGTCGCGACGGATCTTCAAAATTTGGTATAAACAATGAATGGGGATGGTTTCCTTCAGCATCGGCCATGTGGAACATCACAGGCGAGAACTTTATGAGCAATGTTTCGTTCCTGAACAACCTTCGCCTCCGTGTAGGTTATGGAATCACCGGTAACCAGGAAATTGGTGTGTATAACGATATAGAATATTACCGTTCAGCAGGCAATTCCTTTAACTTTGAAACCGGGGAAACCGCTATCCTTTTTGCTTTTGCACACAATGCTAACCCTGATCTGAAATGGGAAGAAAATGCTGAATTAAACATCGGCCTTGATTTTGGAATCCTGAACGATAAGGTTTCCGGTTCATTTGATTTCTTTGATAAAAGAACCTATGACCTGCTTGGCTTATACTCCGTTCCCGTACCACCTAACAAAGTTGACAGAACCTGGGCTAATGTTGGCGAATTTGCAGTAATGGGCTTTGAATTTTATGCACAAACCTACCCTGTAAGAAACACCAACTTCGACTGGAGGACATCTATTGTATTCTCAACCTACAAACAAGAAGTAATTAGTCTTTCAAACGATACCTATCCCTGGTCACAGTTAAAAGAAAGTTATCTATCAGGACCGGGCCTTGTTGGAGCTGACAACTGGACTCAGGTTGTAGAGCCAGGAATCCCTATAGGTACCTGGTACATGCCCGAATATGCCGGCCTTACTGCCGATGGCATGTTTCTGTTTTACACCGCAGCTGGTGGTGTGACCCGTGATATTACCCTGGCAGAACGTCGCAATGTCGGATCAGCTCAACCTGATTTTGAACTAGGCTGGTCAAACTATTTTGAATTCTATAAAAACTTTGATATGAGTTTTACCGTCAGGGCGGTGTATGGACATGAAATTTTCAACACTACACGACTTATTCTTGGCAACCCGATATTCCTGCCTGATCGCAACGTACTTCGCTCAGCAGTTGATGAATATGACCGGGGTTTAAGAGACAATCCCAAGGTGAGCAGTTATTATCTTGAAGATGGCTCTTTTGTGCGCCTCGACAACATTTCATTGGGTTATAACATACGCAATGTTGCAGGCTTCGAAAAAATCAGATTATATATTGCCTCCAACAATGTGTTGACCCTTACCAACTATAGCGGCATTGACCCAGAAATAAACTATTCAGGAAGGGCGTTCGGATTGGATCAATACAATATTTACCCCAAAACCCGGACATTCACTTTCGGTGTAAATGTTACATTATAA
- a CDS encoding RagB/SusD family nutrient uptake outer membrane protein yields the protein MKRILAILLLIGATFGCTKLDDTLYDRIPADEYIADPILKMSPIYAPMRELLDGGGWWFAQELTSDEVVGPTRAGDWDDGGKWRVLHQHTWDNNTEAINSMWSRFYGGIVEANKFIEEQQDLAGNPIIDEALAKAKILRAYYYYLLIDNYKDVPYVTTYLTADPQPKRNFRHEIFQRIVAEVEEGVPLLSPSSSKTGVTKAMAWSLLAKLYLNHAVYTGSANPQYWEKAEAVCDSIISSGSFALESNPLAPFITTNESSSENIWAIPYDEDTYTGNNLHMRTLHYNSNLTFEMVVGPWNGFAVIEAHYNTYEADDLRHDYFLVGQQYTYAGLPISDQGAGGVPLVFSPAIPALTMGAGNTPQEIRMSGVRVAKFEIKRGAKADLSNDFPVFRLADIYLMRAEALIRQGKSGDADVNMIRNRAGLGNWSGVTLPMLLEERGRELFWEAHRRQDLIRFGEFNKAWWEKDASTPDRNTFPIPQWTIDSNPNLALEPVSLN from the coding sequence ATGAAAAGAATACTTGCAATCTTATTACTGATCGGTGCGACTTTTGGATGCACCAAGCTGGATGACACGCTCTATGACCGGATTCCTGCTGACGAATATATAGCCGACCCTATCCTGAAAATGAGCCCAATATACGCCCCCATGCGTGAACTTCTCGACGGGGGTGGCTGGTGGTTCGCACAGGAACTTACAAGCGACGAAGTTGTTGGCCCTACCCGTGCCGGAGACTGGGATGATGGCGGAAAATGGCGGGTGTTGCATCAACATACCTGGGACAATAATACCGAAGCAATAAACAGCATGTGGAGCCGCTTCTATGGCGGAATTGTTGAAGCCAATAAATTTATTGAAGAGCAACAGGATCTTGCAGGCAACCCCATTATTGATGAAGCGCTTGCAAAGGCAAAAATCCTCAGGGCCTATTACTATTACCTGCTCATTGATAATTACAAGGATGTTCCTTATGTAACCACCTATTTGACCGCCGACCCTCAACCAAAGCGCAATTTCAGGCATGAAATATTCCAGCGGATAGTAGCCGAAGTTGAAGAGGGAGTGCCTTTGCTGAGTCCAAGTTCGTCAAAAACTGGAGTTACCAAAGCTATGGCCTGGAGTTTGCTAGCCAAGTTGTACCTGAATCATGCTGTGTATACTGGTAGTGCAAATCCTCAATACTGGGAAAAAGCAGAGGCTGTATGCGATAGCATAATATCTTCAGGTTCGTTTGCGTTAGAATCAAACCCACTTGCTCCATTTATTACAACCAATGAATCCTCCTCTGAAAATATATGGGCAATACCCTACGACGAGGATACATATACAGGCAATAACTTACACATGAGAACTTTGCACTATAACAGCAATCTTACTTTTGAAATGGTCGTGGGCCCATGGAATGGTTTCGCAGTGATAGAGGCACATTACAATACCTACGAAGCCGACGACCTGCGCCATGATTATTTCTTGGTCGGACAGCAGTACACGTACGCCGGCCTTCCTATCAGTGATCAGGGCGCTGGTGGAGTTCCACTCGTATTCTCACCGGCAATTCCAGCATTAACAATGGGTGCCGGAAATACTCCACAGGAGATACGCATGTCAGGTGTCAGGGTTGCCAAATTTGAAATCAAGCGTGGTGCTAAAGCCGACCTTAGCAACGATTTCCCCGTTTTCAGACTTGCAGACATCTATCTGATGAGGGCTGAAGCATTGATCCGACAAGGCAAAAGCGGTGATGCTGATGTGAATATGATACGCAACCGTGCTGGACTGGGAAACTGGAGTGGGGTAACTCTACCTATGCTGCTCGAAGAACGCGGCAGGGAATTATTCTGGGAAGCACACCGCAGGCAGGATCTTATCCGGTTTGGAGAGTTCAACAAGGCATGGTGGGAAAAAGATGCCTCTACCCCCGACCGTAACACTTTCCCAATTCCACAATGGACCATTGACTCTAACCCAAATCTTGCATTGGAACCAGTTTCACTTAATTAA
- a CDS encoding SusF/SusE family outer membrane protein translates to MKKNQLRKLLYFMSVLMLAAMVMVSCKDDDDDDDPILVEDGFYIKGAVTPFADLDFKGILAAGQNEVGQVMRPGMFEKYVALQAGATGFNIVQVAGQTTTTWGPATVESVSTDGLNEQPNITIQKGTLGNTGVFTVPTDGLYHVIIDTQTGVFVIAPVPYWAILGGSTALGWSDSQMPLVGAFSMTAMTFKIENLELRAGNFKFRYGGGWKLEINGDTIKINTNFGGVVSGTLPNLTTTLVPGGPDYLFDAANEGVYTVTLDWTVADGFKSTLTKTGDVEPLPEYPEAMFLVGDATAYGWDAPGNTDEALMHKAAGGVPTEGLFWKIAHLEAGLGFKLAAENWGNPNLGFADVNEFDIDGIVVTEAGGNMSIATSGMYMIVLDLRNEMIKVSIKEAAVYGIGDAFGGWDAGVEANKFIVDNTAKTLTSPALVANGNIRMYASHAWIPDWWNAEFNVFTGKIEYRNDGGDQAAVAGTTGQVITLMFDDNTGTIL, encoded by the coding sequence ATGAAAAAGAATCAGTTAAGAAAATTGTTGTACTTTATGAGCGTATTGATGCTCGCAGCAATGGTTATGGTATCTTGTAAAGATGATGACGATGACGATGATCCAATTCTTGTAGAAGATGGATTCTACATTAAAGGTGCTGTGACTCCATTTGCAGATCTCGATTTTAAAGGCATTCTTGCCGCCGGTCAAAACGAAGTTGGGCAGGTAATGAGACCAGGCATGTTTGAAAAATATGTCGCCCTGCAAGCCGGAGCAACGGGGTTCAACATTGTCCAGGTTGCCGGTCAGACTACAACCACATGGGGGCCAGCTACCGTTGAGTCAGTTTCAACCGATGGTTTAAACGAGCAGCCCAATATCACAATTCAGAAAGGTACACTTGGAAACACCGGTGTATTCACTGTTCCTACAGATGGACTCTACCATGTGATCATTGATACCCAAACAGGTGTTTTCGTAATTGCACCAGTTCCTTATTGGGCAATCTTAGGTGGATCGACTGCTTTAGGCTGGTCAGATAGCCAAATGCCACTTGTTGGTGCTTTTAGTATGACGGCTATGACCTTCAAAATTGAAAACCTTGAATTGAGGGCCGGTAATTTCAAATTCCGCTATGGTGGTGGTTGGAAGCTTGAAATAAATGGCGATACCATAAAAATTAATACCAATTTTGGTGGCGTAGTTAGCGGAACACTGCCTAACCTTACCACTACACTAGTTCCTGGTGGACCTGACTATCTTTTTGATGCTGCAAACGAAGGTGTGTATACTGTTACACTGGACTGGACTGTTGCCGATGGCTTCAAATCAACCCTTACCAAAACCGGTGATGTTGAACCACTTCCAGAATACCCTGAAGCCATGTTCCTTGTTGGTGATGCTACAGCCTATGGCTGGGATGCACCAGGAAATACCGATGAAGCATTGATGCACAAAGCTGCCGGTGGTGTTCCTACTGAAGGTTTATTCTGGAAAATTGCACACCTCGAAGCTGGCCTTGGATTCAAACTGGCAGCCGAAAACTGGGGCAATCCGAATTTGGGCTTCGCTGATGTTAATGAATTTGACATAGATGGTATTGTTGTTACCGAAGCCGGTGGCAATATGTCAATCGCAACAAGCGGAATGTACATGATTGTTCTGGACTTAAGGAATGAAATGATCAAAGTTTCAATTAAAGAAGCTGCCGTTTATGGAATTGGTGATGCATTTGGCGGTTGGGATGCTGGTGTTGAAGCCAACAAATTTATTGTGGATAATACAGCTAAAACACTCACTTCACCGGCACTCGTTGCCAATGGTAACATTCGTATGTATGCTTCACATGCATGGATTCCTGATTGGTGGAATGCTGAGTTCAATGTATTTACAGGAAAAATAGAATATCGTAATGATGGTGGCGACCAGGCTGCAGTTGCAGGTACTACCGGCCAGGTTATTACCCTAATGTTCGACGATAATACTGGAACTATACTCTAA